In the Ipomoea triloba cultivar NCNSP0323 chromosome 6, ASM357664v1 genome, one interval contains:
- the LOC116021565 gene encoding uncharacterized protein LOC116021565, which produces MISDSIPKASIPMASSNPKDLAKKKRSHRSAKLKQYKLDARREQWLSQVKNKGPKEELNCLGGTCGSVKGVDERPRSIEKLEIIPRGEEDNEGSVNNYSDLDSPANSPTNHPSIVLGGNDSGTNFSGSSGSSSSSSTSSSGQCWSGSMSEEDEEGNDGCLDDWETIADALASIDENHGSRHNSSLDSHHGRNESVVQSSSQTKLLGVDNSKANLETSRPPANCRAWRPDDAFRPQSLPNLSKQYSFPMNSERHYRGGSVWSCRNLSVPTSCPICCEDLDFTDTSFLPCSCGFRLCLFCHKRILEEDGRCPGCRKQYHCDPDEGEAAVDSGSPAIRLSRSCSMISRS; this is translated from the exons ATGATTTCCGATTCAATCCCCAAGGCTTCGATCCCCATGGCCTCTTCTAACCCTAAGGATTTAGCAAAGAAAAAGAGG TCTCATCGTTCGGCCAAGTTGAAGCAGTACAAGCTTGATGCTAGGCGTGAGCAGTGGCTTTCACAAG TGAAGAATAAGGGACCAAAGGAGGAGCTGAATTGTTTAGGAGGGACTTGTGGTAGTGTGAAAGGTGTGGATGAAAGGCCCCGGTCTATAGAGAAGCTAGAGATAATCCCTAGGGGGGAAGAGGATAATGAAGGATCGGTTAACAATTACAGTGATTTGGACTCCCCTGCTAACAGCCCCACCAACCACCCAAGCATTGTCTTGGGTGGGAATGATTCCGGTACAAACTTTAGTGGGAGCAGTGGCAGTAGTAGCAGCAGTAGCACCAGTTCCAGTGGCCAATGTTGGTCAGGGAGCATGAGTGAAGAAGATGAGGAAGGGAATGATGGTTGTTTGGATGATTGGGAGACTATAGCTGATGCTTTGGCTTCCATCGATGAGAATCATGGAAGTCGGCACAATTCTAGTTTGGATTCTCATCATGGAAGAAATGAAAGTGTTGTTCAATCAAGTTCGCAGACAAAGTTGTTGGGTGTAGATAATTCCAAGGCAAACCTGGAGACATCCAGACCCCCTGCAAATTGCCGAGCATGGAGGCCTGATGATGCATTTCGTCCTCAGAGTCTGCCCAATTTGTCCAAACAGTATAGTTTTCCTATGAATTCAGAGCGACATTACCGTGGAGGGTCAGTATGGAGTTGTAGGAATTTATCAGTACCGACATCATGTCCTATTTGCTGTGAAGATTTAGATTTCACAGACACAAGTTTTCTCCCTTGTTCTTGTGGGTTTAGGCTGTGCCTTTTCTGCCACAAGAGGATTCTTGAGGAGGATGGACGCTGCCCTGGTTGCAGGAAGCAGTATCACTGTGACCCTGATGAGGGGGAAGCAGCTGTTGATTCTGGCAGCCCAGCAATTCGATTGTCTCGTTCCTGTAGTATGATCTCTAGGTCCTAA
- the LOC116022002 gene encoding uncharacterized protein LOC116022002 — protein sequence MLSCRAHSFPLLHPFSVGTFFKHLSVSPPKPSVLKPISKSLVTVASAAPPGTSHFGALNSHQKQQVHVYIDSLLQWNQKMNLTAVREESEVMERHIEDSLAIIDPIRNSYVSRCGASSENLKIVDVGTGAGLPGLILAIACPDWKVTLLESLNKRCQFLEHVAGETGLSNVEVIRERAENLGQNQNFRESFDVAIARAVAEMRILAEYCLPLVRVGGLFVAAKGHDPQEEVRRAERAIHLMGATLWQTCFVDSHSKYGQRTAIVCLKGGPTPKKYPRDPGTPAKLPL from the exons ATGCTAAGCTGCAGAGCCCACAGCTTTCCTCTGTTGCATCCATTTTCTGTCGGGACTTTTTTCAAACACCTTTCGGTTTCACCTCCAAAACCTTCCGTCCTTAAACCAATCAGCAAATCCTTGGTCACCGTCGCCTCTGCTGCACCTCCTGGCACTTCCCATTTCGGAGCCTTGAATTCTCACCAGAAGCAACAAGTCCATGTCTACATCGATTCTCTTCTCCAATGGAACCAG AAAATGAATCTCACGGCTGTGAGGGAGGAAAGTGAGGTCATGGAAAGACACATCGAGGACTCGCTGGCAATTATCGACCCGATTCGAAATTCCTATGTGTCACGTTGTGGTGCTTCTTCTGAGAATCTTAAGATTGTCGATGTAGGGACTGGAGCGGGGCTTCCTGGACTTATATTAGCTATTGCTTGCCCTG ATTGGAAAGTGACACTTCTAGAATCTTTGAATAAGCGATGCCAATTTTTGGAGCATGTGGCTGGGGAAACTGGTCTGTCAAATGTGGAAGTTATAAGAGAAAGGGCTGag AATTTAGGGCAAAATCAGAACTTCAGAGAGTCATTTGATGTTGCAATAGCCAGAGCAGTTGCAGAAATGAGAATTTTAG CTGAATATTGCCTTCCTCTCGTTCGCGTTGGTGGCTTGTTTGTAGCTGCAAAGGGTCATGATCCTCAG GAGGAAGTGAGAAGAGCAGAGAGAGCAATACATTTGATGGGTGCAACTCTATGGCAAACTTGCTTTG TTGATTCACACAGTAAGTATGGGCAGAGAACTGCCATCGTTTGCTTGAAAGGTGGTCCAAccccaaagaaatatcccagaGATCCAGGAACTCCAGCAAAGTTACCTCTTTAA
- the LOC116022821 gene encoding anaphase-promoting complex subunit 8-like: MGSKENCRNELRSAIRQLNDRCLDSAAKWAAEQLVGIEQDPSKYSSSHTRFQRGSSSIRRRFRTATPESAFTSTPIAGVSYVATQSLLEDEYDAVDSDFYLLAKSYFDCREYRRAAHVLRDQTSKKAKFLCYYSLYLAGEKRKEEETIELEGSLGRSDAVNQELVSLERELSALLKSGTIDSFCLYLYGLVLKQKGTDNLARTVLVESVSSFPWNWSAWSELQSLCTRIETLNNLNLTNHWMKDFFLASAYQELRMHNESLAKYEHLQGTFSFSNYIQAQIAKAKYNLREFEEVEVIFDDLLRNDPYRIDDMDMYSNVLYAKECFSALSSIAHRVVLTDKYRPESCCIIGNYYSLKGQHEKSVIYFRRALKLNKNFLSAWTLMGHEYVEMKNIPAAVDAYRRAVDINGRDYRAWYGLGQAYEMMGMPLYALHYFKKSVFLQPSDSRLWIAMAQCYKTEQLHMLEEAIKCYERAAKCNDREAIALHELAKLHSELGRSEEAAFYYQKDLERMDAEDREAPNMVEALLFLARHCKAQKRFEEAEVYCTRLLDCAGPEKETAKSLLRGIRHARDVEHFPH, from the exons ATGGGCTCCAAAGAGAACTGCAGAAATGAGCTCCGCTCCGCAATCCGTCAGCTCAACGACCGCTGCCTCGACTCCGCCGCCAAATG GGCAGCGGAGCAGCTAGTCGGGATCGAGCAAGACCCGTCAAAGTACTCCTCATCCCACACCCGATTCCAGCGTGGAAGCTCGAGCATTCGCCGCCGCTTCCGCACCGCGACTCCCGAGTCAGCTTTCACTTCCACGCCTATCGCCGGTGTGTCGTATGTTGCCACCCAATCGTTGCTGGAAGATGAGTACGACGCAGTTGATAGCGACTTTTATTTGCTCGCCAAGTCCTACTTTGATTGCCGGGAGTACCGGAGAGCTGCACATGTGCTCAGGGATCAGACCAGCAAGAAAGCCAAGTTCTTATGCTACTACTCCCTTTACTTG GCGGGTGAGAAGcgtaaagaagaagaaacaataGAACTTGAAGGATCATTAGGCAGAAGTGATGCTGTGAACCAAGAACTGGTTTCTCTTGAGAGGGAGTTGTCAGCACTTCTCAAAAGTGGAACAATTGACTCCTTTTGTCTTTACCTGTATGGTCTTGTTCTTAAGCAAAAAGGCACTGACAATCTTGCTAGGACAGTACTTGTGGAGTCTGTGAGCAGCTTTCCATGGAACTGGAGTGCATGGTCTGAGCTGCAATCCTTGTGCACCAGAATAGAGACACTAAATAACCTTAACCTTACTAATCACTGGATGAAAGACTTTTTCCTAGCCAGTGCTTACCAAGAGCTTCGAATGCATAATGAGTCTTTGGCAAAATATGAGCATCTACAAGGAACATTCAGTTTTAGCAACTACATCCAGGCCCAGATTGCTAAAGCTAAGTACAACCTCCGTGAATTTGAGGAAGTGGAAGTTATATTTGATGATCTACTAAGGAATGACCCATATAGGATTGATGATATGGACATGTATTCCAATGTGCTTTATGCAAAGGAATGTTTTTCTGCTTTAAGTAGCATTGCCCATAGGGTGGTTTTGACAGATAAATACAGGCCAGAATCATGTTGCATCATTGGGAACTACTACAGTTTGAAGGGGCAGCATGAGAAGTCTGTTATATATTTTCGGAGGGCACTGAAACTGAACAAAAACTTTTTATCAGCTTGGACACTTATGGGTCATGAGTATGTTGAGATGAAAAACATTCCAGCAGCAGTTGATGCCTATAGGCGGGCTGTGGACATAAATGGACGTGATTATCGGGCCTGGTATGGGTTAGGGCAAGCATATGAAATGATGGGAATGCCCTTATATGCCCTTCATTACTTTAAGAAGTCAGTGTTCCTGCAGCCAAGTGATTCTAGACTGTGGATTGCCATGGCCCAATGTTACAAAACAGAGCAGCTTCATATGCTCGAGGAGGCAATCAAATGTTATGAAAGGGCAGCAAAATGCAATGATCGGGAAGCAATAGCACTTCATGAGCTAGCGAAATTACATTCTGAACTTGGACGTTCTGAAGAAGCAGCATTTTACTACCAGAAGGATTTGGAGAGGATGGATGCTGAGGACAGGGAAGCACCCAACATGGTTGAGGCTTTACTGTTTCTTGCCAGACACTGCAAAGCTCAAAAGAGATTTGAAGAAGCAGAGGTTTATTGTACCCGTCTTCTTGACTGTGCTGGTCCT GAGAAGGAAACAGCAAAAAGTCTGCTTCGAGGAATAAGACATGCAAGGGATGTCGAACACTTCCCACATTAA
- the LOC116022629 gene encoding TORTIFOLIA1-like protein 3, which translates to MSVTNKQKHSQARDLKHRVLTCLHKLSDRDTHSAAASELDSIVKTLSPETIPLFLSSISATDSSDKSPVRKQCLRLISLLSEEHGDTLSPHLSKLLTAVVRRLRDPNSSVRSACIAACASISSHLTKPPFPSIVKPFLEALFTEQEINSQIGAALCLSAAIEAAPDPDAAYLRKLMPRFEKLLKCDSFKAKAALLTLIGSVVGIGGASNQLVVRNLVPCLVQFVNSDDWAARKASVEALTRLAAMEKEMLSEFKPACLKTIQAKRFDKVKAVRETMNQMLEAWKEIPDLPDDNVSPRPQSNSSSKENASDGHYPPGSMSSGARNQRGRYTTPSKSSVHDSSPATTARRRSLTEGTQKKAATAIFRKLDCKKSSECKIEVSAPQGSSVPVASKDDLKATKPETRRALFGQKAAGSRVVPYHEEKSDVHTVVMSNETGDLYRNQKECEELSQIRKQLVQIETQQSNLIDTLQKFIGSTQSGMHSLETRVHGLELALDEISHDLAVSTQRMSNRKTTPICWALPGARFFSSRLWKRTGRSSSSQLPVSGEPPSLVAARSKAGVREDFKLESRRFQLQSNHGFIRNPLAEMYHESQGVSEVSSSGVSKSVNNVVL; encoded by the exons ATGTCGGTGACAAACAAGCAGAAACACAGCCAAGCGCGTGACCTGAAGCACCGCGTGCTCACGTGCCTCCACAAACTCTCCGACCGGGACACGCATTCCGCGGCGGCCTCCGAGCTCGACTCCATCGTTAAAACTCTTTCGCCGGAGACGATTCCGCTTTTCCTCTCCTCAATCTCCGCCACCGATTCCTCCGACAAGTCTCCGGTCCGCAAGCAATGCCTCCGCCTTATCTCACTGCTGTCCGAGGAACACGGCGACACTCTCTCCCCTCATCTCTCCAAGCTCCTCACCGCCGTGGTCCGCCGCCTCCGCGATCCTAATTCCTCCGTCCGTTCCGCCTGCATCGCCGCTTGCGCCTCCATCTCCTCCCACCTTACCAAGCCCCCATTCCCCTCCATCGTCAAGCCATTCCTAGAGGCGCTGTTCACGGAACAGGAAATCAACTCCCAGATCGGCGCCGCGCTTTGCTTGTCGGCCGCGATTGAGGCAGCGCCTGATCCGGATGCCGCGTACTTGAGGAAGCTGATGCCGAGATTCGAGAAGCTTCTGAAATGCGATAGCTTCAAGGCAAAGGCCGCGCTGCTAACCCTGATCGGTAGTGTAGTTGGCATTGGAGGCGCTTCTAATCAGCTAGTCGTAAGGAATTTAGTGCCGTGTTTGGTGCAATTCGTCAATAGCGACGATTGGGCGGCGAGGAAGGCCAGTGTCGAGGCTTTGACGAGGCTCGCCGCGATGGAGAAAGAGATGTTATCGGAGTTTAAACCAGCTTGCTTGAAGACTATCCAGGCCAAAAGATTCGATAAG GTGAAGGCAGTGAGAGAGACAATGAATCAGATGTTGGAGGCGTGGAAGGAGATTCCTGACTTGCCTGATGATAATGTTTCACCTCGTCCCCAATCAAATTCTTCATCCAAAG AAAATGCTAGTGATGGGCATTATCCGCCGGGCTCCATGAGTTCTGGTGCTCGCAATCAAAGGGGAAGATATACTACTCCAAGCAAGTCTAGTGTCCATGATAGCTCACCTGCTACTACAGCTAGGAGGAGAAGTCTTACAGAGGGTACTCAAAAGAAGGCTGCTACTGCAATATTCCGCAAGCTTGATTGCAAGAAGTCTTCTGAGTGCAAGATTGAAGTTTCTGCACCTCAAGGCTCTTCTGTGCCTGTAGCTTCAAAGGATGATCTGAAAGCTACAAAACCAGAAACCAGAAGAGCCCTCTTTGGACAGAAAGCTGCTGGATCTCGTGTAGTCCCATATCATGAAGAGAAATCAGATGTACATACCGTTGTCATGAGTAATGAAACTGGGGATCTCTATAGGAACCAGAAAGAGTGTGAAGAACTTTCTCAGATTCGGAAGCAACTTGTTCAGATTGAAACTCAGCAGTCCAATTTGATAGATACTCTCCAG AAATTCATTGGGAGTACACAGAGTGGGATGCATTCTTTGGAGACGCGGGTTCATGGTCTGGAGTTGGCATTAGATGAGATCTCGCATGACTTGGCTGTGTCAACTCAAAGAATGTCAAATAGAAAGACCACACCCATATGTTGGGCACTACCTGGTGCACGATTTTTTAGCTCAAGACTATGGAAGAGGACAGGGCGGAGTTCATCCTCACAGTTGCCTGTTTCAGGAGAGCCTCCGTCACTGGTTGCAGCACGAAGCAAAGCTGGAGTGCGCGAAGATTTCAAGTTAGAGAGCAGGAGGTTCCAGCTTCAAAGTAATCATGGGTTCATTCGAAACCCATTGGCTGAAATGTACCACGAATCGCAGGGAGTTTCTGAGGTTTCCTCAAGCGGAGTTTCAAAGAGTGTTAACAATGTGGTACTGTGA
- the LOC116021858 gene encoding betaine aldehyde dehydrogenase, chloroplastic-like: MAIPNVGIPTRQLFIGGEWIEPVKRNRLPIINPATEETIGDIPGATPEDVDIAVEAARRAMAGEWGSTTGAQRAKYLRAIAAKVKERKPELGTLEAIDSGKPWLEADADIDDVAACFEYYADLAEALDSRQKTPVPLHLDSFNTYVLREPLGVVGLITPWNYPMLMATWKVAPALAAGCAAILKPSELASITCLELGEVCKEVGLPPGALNILTGLGPEAGAPLASHPHVDKIAFTGSNATGVKIMTAAAQLVKPVTLELGGKSPIVIFEDFSDLDKAAEWTLFGCFWTNGQICSATSRLILQESIAAEFLDRLVEWTKNIKISDPLEDDCKLGPLVSHGQYEKVMKFISTARSEGATILYGGQRPEHLKKGYYIEPTIITDVNTNMQIWREEVFGPVLCVKTFKTEAEAIELANDTQYGLGAAVLSKDLARCERLTKAFQSGIVWINCSQPCFWQPPWGGKKRSGFGRELGEWGLENYLNIKQVTQYMSDEPWGFYKSPSKL, from the exons ATGGCCATTCCCAATGTTGGAATTCCGACTCGGCAGCTCTTCATCGGCGGCGAATGGATAGAGCCTGTCAAGAGGAACCGTCTACCCATTATCAATCCCGCTACAGAAGAAACCATCG GGGATATTCCGGGAGCCACTCCTGAAGACGTGGATATAGCTGTAGAAGCTGCTCGGAGAGCTATGGCCGGGGAGTGGGGCTCCACCACAGGAGCTCAACGGGCTAAATATTTGCGTGCCATTGCTGCCAAG GTAAAAGAGAGGAAGCCTGAACTAGGAACACTTGAAGCCATTGATTCTGGAAAACCTTGGTTGGAAGCAGATGCAGATATC GATGATGTTGCAGCATGTTTTGAATACTATGCTGACCTCGCTGAAGCCTTGGATTCAAGACAGAAGACTCCCGTTCCTCTTCATTTGGATTCATTTAATACTTACGTTCTCAGAGAGCCCCTTGGTGTTGTTGGCTTGATTACTCCATG GAATTATCCTATGTTGATGGCTACCTGGAAAGTTGCCCCTGCGTTGGCTGCTGGTTGTGCTGCAATACTTAAACCATCTGAACTAGCTTCAAT TACATGTTTGGAGTTGGGTGAAGTGTGTAAAGAGGTTGGCCTTCCTCCTGGTGCCCTTAACATTCTAACAGGGTTGGGACCAGAAGCAGGTGCTCCTTTGGCGTCTCATCCTCATGTTGACAAG ATTGCATTTACAGGCAGCAATGCCACAGGGGTTAAAATCATGACGGCTGCAGCCCAGCTTGTCAAG CCCGTAACACTTGAGCTTGGTGGCAAAAGCCCTATAGTTATATTTGAGGATTTTAGTGACCTTGATAAAG CTGCTGAGTGGACTCTTTTCGGCTGTTTTTGGACAAATGGTCAAATTTGTAGTGCAACATCTCGTCTCATATTGCAG GAAAGTATTGCTGCAGAATTTTTGGATAGGCTTGTGGAATggaccaaaaatattaaaatatcagATCCCTTGGAGGATGATTGTAAACTCGGTCCACTTGTTAGTCATGGACAA TATGAAAAGGTGATGAAATTCATCTCAACAGCCCGAAGTGAAGGTGCAACCATTTTGTATGGTGGCCAGCGTCCTGAG CATTTGAAAAAGGGGTATTACATTGAACCAACCATCATAACTGACGTAAATACCAACATGCAAATCTGGAGAGAGGAAGTATTTGGGCCTGTTCTTTGTGTCAAGACATTTAAAACTGAAGCTGAAGCCATTGAGCTAGCAAATGACACCCA ATATGGCTTGGGTGCTGCGGTCTTGTCAAAAGATCTCGCAAGATGCGAGCGATTGACAAAG GCTTTTCAGTCAGGTATAGTCTGGATCAACTGCTCACAGCCATGCTTTTGGCAACCTCCTTGGGGAGGAAAGAAGCGTAGTGGTTTTGGTCGTGAACTAGGGGAATG GGGACTAGAAAACTACTTGAACATCAAGCAGGTTACACAGTACATGTCGGATGAGCCTTGGGGTTTTTACAAGTCTCCTTCAAAGCTGTGA
- the LOC116023786 gene encoding uncharacterized protein LOC116023786 — protein sequence MATDERLTALKKAYADIILNTAKEAAARIMVSERKALRFQHELQVAKEEALRMLLRLKQMMDSKISEAESTCLSQQRKIDELEAQLHEAEDIVSDLRGELREVNAELERVKSNKENGLLVGRHNSATHTDVSEENRFCTSPPVLHPAEYQDKRVAVSDMKDVNPSQRNEGYKTCSRIVHMGNSFLSHTDLPSIILRSKEPELYRNGCTQRIRACEGNPLGKELSLSGKVGKRKTETDGRNDGNTEVSAMPVHKVDGMDDTEKKVVEADSLVFFKSSHRKRRRANRSWKNRVSLDGNLPDLSPKMDGQPNNFCLRPHSGPVNEHETTPISSSDGVEPVILPGSAEICGNKPELVESCGVENSVFECEGLTEKMEPPGQETGSTGSSGITVLKSDIEEVDVQLLQSGSKIFDAKNETYSLPSDRSFKYTFQRKRKRGASREFEDASIQNCGVETNEEEKQNVLVEPQRLKLSAESSRDSRRMAQVARQLISLSEKKWWQ from the exons AGATTAACAGCTTTGAAAAAGGCGTATGCTGATATAATACTGAACACGGCGAAGGAGGCGGCCGCCAGGATTATGGTTTCGGAGCGGAAAGCTCTTCGATTTCAACACGAGCTGCAGGTGGCTAAAGAAGAAGCGCTTCGGATGCTGCTTAGGCTTAAGCAGATGATGGATTCAAAG ATAAGTGAAGCAGAGTCGACATGCTTGAGTCAACAGAGAAAGATTGACGAACTTGAAGCTCAACTTCACGAGGCTGAGGATATTGTAAGTGATCTTAGAGGAGAGTTGAGAGAAGTGAATGCCGAGCTGGAGAGAGTGAAAAGCAACAAAGAAAATGGACTCCTGGTGGGTAGACATAATAGTGCCACTCATACAGACGTATCTGAGGAGAACAGATTCTGTACATCTCCCCCCGTATTACATCCTGCAGAATATCAAGATAAACGTGTGGCAGTTTCTGACATGAAGGACGTGAATCCTAGTCAGAGAAATGAGGGCTACAAGACTTGTAGCAGAATAGTTCACATGGGAAACTCTTTTCTCTCACATACGGATCTGCCCTCTATTATTTTGAGAAGCAAGGAGCCTGAGCTGTATCGGAATGGATGTACACAAAGGATTCGTGCCTGTGAAGGAAACCCGTTAGGCAAGGAACTGTCCCTTTCAGGGAAAGTAGGAAAAAGGAAAACTGAAACTGATGGCAGAAATGATGGCAATACAGAAGTCTCTGCAATGCCTGTTCATAAGGTTGATGGTATGGATGATACTGAGAAGAAAGTAGTGGAAGCAGACAGCTTGGTTTTCTTCAAATCTTCTCATAGGAAAAGAAGAAGGGCAAACAGATCTTGGAAAAATAGAGTTTCTTTAGATGGAAACCTTCCTGATCTTTCACCGAAGATGGATGGACAACcaaataatttttgtttgagGCCTCATTCAGGTCCAGTTAATGAGCATGAGACGACTCCAATATCATCCTCAGATGGAGTTGAACCCGTCATACTTCCAGGAAGTGCCGAGATTTGTGGAAACAAACCTGAGCTTGTTGAGTCTTGTGGTGTTGAAAATTCAGTTTTTGAGTGTGAGGGATTGACAGAAAAGATGGAGCCTCCAGGGCAGGAAACTGGATCTACAGGAAGTTCAGGGATCACAGTACTTAAATCAGACATTGAAGAAGTCGATGTCCAACTGCTGCAGTCAGGTTCAAAGATATTTGATGCTAAGAATGAAACTTACAGTCTACCTAGTGATAGAAGTTTCAAATATACATTCCAGAGAAAGCGGAAAAGAGGAGCTTCTAGAGAATTTGAGGATGCTTCTATACAAAATTGTGGTGTGGAGACGAATGAAGAAGAGAAACAAAACGTTCTTGTGGAACCTCAGCGGCTAAAATTGTCAGCAGAATCATCTCGAGATAGTCGACGAATGGCACAGGTTGCACGCCAG CTCATATCATTGTCGGAGAAGAAGTGGTGGCAGTGA
- the LOC116023101 gene encoding E2F transcription factor-like E2FE, with the protein MASKDSRSVYSRKQKSLGLLCSNFLSLYDREGVETIGLDDAAMRLGVERRRIYDIVNVLESVGVLARRAKNRYMWKGFAVVPNVLQELKEEGLKERIGASDRSLSLQVSDDDDDVHHSNPNASNQNDKSEATSVLRLAGPARTDNRKEKSLGLLTQNFIKLFLCTNMEMICLEDAAKILLGDGRPPSMTKNKVRRLYDIANVLSSMKFIEKTQHPETRKPAFRWLGLEGKSADMSEINLDCNQSKKRVFGNELTNTPIKRCKLVPLMDGDSAETKLQAQIKCESLDCEANRSNLDPGSRTSAKGYQFGPFAPVSVPKDEAHESGHRSKLLSDCESLASTYRPQYHNQALRELFHHYVEACSSWYSEVAGKNPVEVQS; encoded by the exons ATGGCTTCGAAGGATTCTAGATCTGTTTACTCCCGAAAACAGAAATCTCTCGGTCTCCTTTGCTCCAA TTTTTTGAGCTTATATGATCGCGAAGGCGTTGAAACCATAGGGCTTGATGACGCAGCAATGCGGTTAGGGGTTGAGAGACGGCGGATCTATGATATCGTGAACGTTCTGGAAAGCGTTGGT GTTCTTGCGAGAAGGGCTAAGAATAGATATATGTGGAAAGGGTTTGCAGTGGTTCCAAATGTTCTCCAGGAGCTCAAG GAAGAAGGTCTAAAAGAGAGGATTGGTGCATCTGATAGAAGTTTGTCACTGCAG GTgtcagacgatgatgatgatgtgcaTCACTCAAACCCCAATGCTTCAAATCAGAATGACAAATCAGAAGCAACTTCTGTTCTTAGGCTAGCAGGGCCTGCTAGGACTG ACAATAGAAAGGAGAAATCTTTGGGGCTTCTTACTCAGAATTTTATCAAACTTTTCCTCTGCACCAAT ATGGAAATGATTTGCCTGGAGGATGCTGCAAAAATCTTGCTGGGGGATGGAAGGCCTCCATCAATGACAAAAA ATAAAGTTAGAAGGCTGTATGATATTGCCAATGTTCTGTCTTCAATGAAATTTATTGAGAAG ACTCAACACCCGGAAACAAGAAAACCTGCTTTTAGATGGCTGGGGTTGGAAGGCAAATCAGCTGACATGTCAGAGATTAATTTGGATTGTAATCAATCCAAGAAGAGGGTATTTGGGAATGAGCTCACAAACACACCTATTAAGAGGTGCAAATTGGTTCCCTTAATGGATGGTGATTCAGCAGAGACAAAACTGCAAGCCCAAATCAAATGCGAGAGTCTGGACTGTGAGGCCAACAGATCAAATTTGGATCCTGGTTCAAGAACAAGTGCAAAGGGTTATCAGTTTGGTCCTTTTGCTCCTGTAAGTGTGCCCAAAGATGAAGCCCATGAAAGTGGTCACAGATCCAAACTACTTAGTGATTGTGAAAGTTTAGCATCTACTTATCGCCCTCAGTATCACAACCAAG CATTAAGAGAGCTGTTTCATCATTACGTGGAAGCATGTAGTTCATGGTATTCAGAAGTTGCAGGGAAGAATCCAGTTGAAGTGCAATCCTAA